DNA from Drosophila suzukii chromosome 2R, CBGP_Dsuzu_IsoJpt1.0, whole genome shotgun sequence:
AAAACTATTACGTATATTTCCAAactattgaaaaataaattcatcATAGTTAGGTTTTTTAGATATCTTTTTAACGGACTTTTAAAAACGCTTTTATAAACGTTTCGGGGATATAAGATTCGATTTGAAATATATGTATCTTAGGGGTATTTTATAAACTCTTTTAACTCATTTTCTGTTTTAGGACACGGCTGGCCAAGAGCGGTACCGTACCATCACCACAGCCTACTACCGTGGAGCGATGGGCTTCATCCTGATGTACGACGTTACCAACGAGGACAGTTTCAACTCGGTGCAGGATTGGTAAGAGTTTACATATGCCGTAAGCAGGAATTCCTCTTTATAACACTCTCTTCTCTCTACTAAACCAAAGGGTAACACAGATCAAGACCTATTCGTGGGATAATGCCCAGGTGATCCTGGTGGGCAACAAGTGTGACATGGAGGACCAGCGGGTGATCAGCTTCGAACGTGGTCGCCAGTTGGCCGACCAGTTGGGTGTGGAGTTCTTCGAGACGTCCGCCAAGGAGAACGTGAACGTCAAGGTGAGTACGATAGTTTTAAGGTACATCTGATTACTGGATAAATGTTCCCACTTTCAGGCTGTTTTCGAGCGCTTGGTGGACATCATCTGCGACAAGATGTCCGAGAGCCTGGACGCGGATCCGACGTTAGTGGGTGGTGGCCAGAAGGGTCAGCGGCTGACGGATCAGCCGCAGGGCACGCCCAATGCCAACTGCAACTGTTAGAGTTCCGATTGGGGATACCGATTGGAGGACAGGATGGGAGAGCAGCACCACAGAGAAACCACATCCGTAACAACCATAGACAACAGAATTTGAAAACTAGCTAATTAGTCAGCATTGAACCGGGGATTGCAACTAATCCTTCAGTAAGCCGACGACGACGGTTCGGATACCGATGAGGAGATAATGATGATGATATGGGCATGCACCCCCCCCCTTTCGGGGGCTTTGTTTGTATCGATATGTGTATGTATATCCTTTGCGTTCGCTCGCCTCAGTGTAAATGTCAAATGTTATTTAATCCGATGTTTGAATTGTAATTTGTAACTTGTAATTTGTAATTGGTAATTTGTAACCTGTAATTTAATTGGCTGGCCGTGGCGTGGCAAAAGCATTTGTTGAGTGTGTGAATATTGAGTTGAATGTCCATTCAAGTTGATAGATCAAGGTCGAGAAATTGAAAAAGAGCAAAGAATTTAACGAAAGTCCGATTTGACGGTGATTCGGCACTAATTAAGCGTGCACCCCGAGTGCTGATGAAAGTCATTCGATTTGATTTGACCCCCCCAGGGTAGGAGGCAGGGGGTCAAGAGGTCAGGAGGTCAGTCAGCACCAGTATTTCGAACCGTTCTCCACATCCACATGTAAATACGCTGGCTAAACTGTACAGTTTGAGATGCTTGACGAAACGCACAAAGCTAGCGAATCGGTGAAATCGAACAGACAACTAACTATATAGTACACCTAACCCCCCACACACCCATGTATATGTATGGATACACAACAGAACACAACACAACACTAAGACACAAGCAAAGAGCACTgaaaacacaaaaacacacCGGAAACGGATATAGTTATACCCACAAAATCCCTGGCTTGGAGCATTCTAGCAAACACAAATAAACCGGCTGAGTGGTAAGCcgttattattaaatattatgattattattattatgtacGTATGTATTTATGTAGTGAAATGGAAAATTTTAATGTGTTGCAAATgataaaagaaatatat
Protein-coding regions in this window:
- the Rab3 gene encoding ras-related protein Rab-3, whose protein sequence is MASGGDPKWQKDAADQNFDYMFKLLIIGNSSVGKTSFLFRYADDSFTSAFVSTVGIDFKVKTVFRHDKRVKLQIWDTAGQERYRTITTAYYRGAMGFILMYDVTNEDSFNSVQDWVTQIKTYSWDNAQVILVGNKCDMEDQRVISFERGRQLADQLGVEFFETSAKENVNVKAVFERLVDIICDKMSESLDADPTLVGGGQKGQRLTDQPQGTPNANCNC